One window of Triticum dicoccoides isolate Atlit2015 ecotype Zavitan chromosome 5A, WEW_v2.0, whole genome shotgun sequence genomic DNA carries:
- the LOC119303854 gene encoding urease-like isoform X1, whose protein sequence is MKLVPREAEKLALHGAGFLAQKRLARGLRLNYTEAIALIAAQILEFVRDGDKTVTDLMDLGKQMLGRRQVLPAVPYLLDTVQVEGTFMDGTKLITIHDPICSDDGNLELALHGSYLPVPSLEKFSGSDVEDYPGEVHFCSGRIILNLHRRALTLKVVNKADRPIQIGSHYHFIEANPYLVFDRHRAYGMRLNIPAGTAVRFEVLLFDPSFGISCSVEPKNTFQPGDAKGVTLVSIGGHKVIRGGNGIADGAVDSSQLNEVMQKITENGFGHEDYPDASEGLIGDGTFDCSVDHEKYSSMYGPTTGDKIRLGDTDLFAEIEKDFAVYGDECIFGGGKVLRDGMGQSAGYPASASLDTVITNAVVIDYTGIYKADIGIKDGLIIAIGKAGNPDVMDGVHSNMIVGVNTEVIAAQGMIVTAGGIDCHVHFICPQLVNEAIASGITTLVGGGTGPAHGTCATTCTPAPSQMKLMLQSTDEFPINVGFTGKGNTAKPEGLSEIIMAGAMGLKLHEDWGSTPAVIDNCLSVAEAFDIQVNIHTDTLNEAGCVEHTIAAFKDRSIHTYHSEGAGGGHAPDIIKVCGVKNVLPSSTNPTRPFTSNTVDEHLDMLMVCHHLDKNIPEDVAFAESRIRAETIAAEDILHDMGAISIISSDSQAMGRIGEVIIRTWQTANKMKVQRGRLHGPGDSDPAKDNDNFRIRRYIAKYTINPAIVSGFSDFVGSVEAGKLADLVLWKPAFFGAKPELIIKGGAIAWANMGDPNASIPTPEPVMMRPMFGAYGKAGSSHSIAFVSKAAKEAGVASEYKLAKRVEAVVGVRHLSKLDMKLNDALPKIKVDPETYTVTADGEVLTCQPAATVPLSRNYFLF, encoded by the exons ATGAAGCTGGTGCCGAGGGAGGCGGAGAAGCTGGCGCTGCACGGCGCCGGCTTCTTGGCGCAGAAGCGCCTCGCCCGCGGCCTCCGCCTCAACTACACGGAGGCCATCGCCCTCATCGCCGCGCAG ATTCTCGAGTTTGTTCGGGATGGAGACAAAACTGTAACTGACTTGATGGACTTGGGGAAACAGATGCTGGGCAG GAGACAAGTTCTTCCGGCTGTTCCATACCTTTTGGACACTGTACAG GTTGAAGGAACATTTATGGATGGAACAAAACTAATTACTATACATGACCCTATTTGTTCTGATGATGGAAATTTGGAGCTAGCTCTGCATGGTTCTTATCTCCCAG TACCTTCACTTGAAAAGTTTTCTGGGAGTGATGTTGAGGACTATCCTGGTGAAGTGCATTTCTGCTCTGGACGCATAATCCTCAACCTTCATCGCAGGGCTTTAACTCTGAAGGTTGTTAACAAGGCAGACAGGCCTATTCAG ATCGGGAGCCATTACCACTTTATAGAGGCCAATCCGTACCTGGTTTTTGATAGACACAGAGCCTATGGCATGAGACTGAATATACCTGCTGGAACAGCCGTTCGGTTTGAGGTTCTTTTATTCGATCCATCCTTTGGCATTTCCTGCTCTGTAGAGCCTAAAAATACATTTCAA CCAGGGGATGCAAAAGGTGTTACACTTGTAAGCATTGGTGGTCATAAAGTAATTAGAGGTGGAAATGGCATTGCTGATGGTGCTGTTGACAGTTCTCAGCTTAATGAGGTAATGCAGAAGATTACTGAGAATGGTTTTGGACATGAAGATTATCCGGATGCAAG CGAAGGTCTTATTGGTGACGGTACATTCGACTGCAGTGTTGATCATGAGAAATACTCTAGCATGTATGGACCTACAACTGGTGATAAGATTAGGCTTGGTGATACCGATCTTTTTGCGGAGATTGAAAAGGACTTTGCTGTttatggtgatgagtgcatatttggAGGGGGGAAAGTTCTGCGTGATGGAATGGGACAATCCGCAGGGTATCCAGCATCTGCCTCCCTGGATACAGTTATAACAAATGCTGTTGTGATTGACTATACAGGAATATACAAGGCTGATATTGGTATAAAAGATGGGCTTATTATTGCCATTGGGAAAGCTGGAAACCCTGATGTCATGGATGGTGTGCACAGCAACATGATTGTTGGG GTGAATACAGAAGTTATTGCTGCTCAAGGCATGATTGTAACTGCTGGTGGTATAGATTGCCATGTTCACTTCATATGCCCTCAGCTGGTAAATGAGGCAATTGCAAGTG GCATAACAACATTGGTGGGAGGTGGAACAGGACCAGCACATGGAACTTGTGCCACAACTTGCACCCCTGCACCGTCTCAAATGAAACTAATGTTGCAGTCCACCGACGAATTTCCAATCAACGTGGGATTCACAGGAAAG GGAAATACTGCAAAACCCGAAGGATTATCTGAGATCATTATGGCAGGAGCAATGGGTTTGAAGCTGCATGAAGATTGGGGAAGCACCCCAGCTGTGATAGATAACTGTTTATCTGTTGCAGAAGCTTTTGATATCCAA GTTAATATCCACACGGATACCTTAAATGAAGCAGGTTGTGTGGAGCATACAATTGCAGCTTTTAAAGATAGGTCCATACACACATATCACAG CGAAGGTGCAGGTGGTGGTCATGCCCCAGACATCATTAAAGTATGTGGGGTGAAAAATGTGTTGCCTTCTTCAACAAACCCAACCCGGCCTTTTACTTCTAACACTGTTGATGAGCACCTTGATATGCTG ATGGTTTGCCACCACCTTGATAAAAACATCCCGGAAGATGTAGCATTTGCTGAATCAAGAATTCGAGCAGAAACAATTGCGGCTGAGGACATCTTGCACGACATGGGGGCAATCAGTATCATATCATCTGATTCACAGGCCATGGGTCGCATTGGAGAG GTGATTATCCGAACATGGCAAACTGCAAACAAGATGAAAGTCCAAAGAGGTAGGTTACATGGGCCTGGCGACTCTGATCCTGCCAAGGATAATGACAACTTCCGTATAAGAAGATACATAGcaaaatataccataaatcctgctATAGTAAGCGGCTTCTCAGATTTTGTTGGTTCTGTGGAG GCGGGAAAGTTAGCTGATCTAGTTCTTTGGAAACCTGCTTTCTTTGGTGCAAAACCAGAATTAATCATAAAAGGTGGTGCAATTGCGTGGGCCAATATGGGTGATCCGAATGCTAGCATTCCAACACCTGAACCT GTTATGATGCGACCTATGTTTGGTGCATATGGAAAGGCCGGGAGTTCTCACTCGATTGCATTTGTGAGCAAG
- the LOC119303854 gene encoding urease-like isoform X2, with amino-acid sequence MKLVPREAEKLALHGAGFLAQKRLARGLRLNYTEAIALIAAQILEFVRDGDKTVTDLMDLGKQMLGRRQVLPAVPYLLDTVQVEGTFMDGTKLITIHDPICSDDGNLELALHGSYLPVPSLEKFSGSDVEDYPGEVHFCSGRIILNLHRRALTLKVVNKADRPIQIGSHYHFIEANPYLVFDRHRAYGMRLNIPAGTAVRFEPGDAKGVTLVSIGGHKVIRGGNGIADGAVDSSQLNEVMQKITENGFGHEDYPDASEGLIGDGTFDCSVDHEKYSSMYGPTTGDKIRLGDTDLFAEIEKDFAVYGDECIFGGGKVLRDGMGQSAGYPASASLDTVITNAVVIDYTGIYKADIGIKDGLIIAIGKAGNPDVMDGVHSNMIVGVNTEVIAAQGMIVTAGGIDCHVHFICPQLVNEAIASGITTLVGGGTGPAHGTCATTCTPAPSQMKLMLQSTDEFPINVGFTGKGNTAKPEGLSEIIMAGAMGLKLHEDWGSTPAVIDNCLSVAEAFDIQVNIHTDTLNEAGCVEHTIAAFKDRSIHTYHSEGAGGGHAPDIIKVCGVKNVLPSSTNPTRPFTSNTVDEHLDMLMVCHHLDKNIPEDVAFAESRIRAETIAAEDILHDMGAISIISSDSQAMGRIGEVIIRTWQTANKMKVQRGRLHGPGDSDPAKDNDNFRIRRYIAKYTINPAIVSGFSDFVGSVEAGKLADLVLWKPAFFGAKPELIIKGGAIAWANMGDPNASIPTPEPVMMRPMFGAYGKAGSSHSIAFVSKAAKEAGVASEYKLAKRVEAVVGVRHLSKLDMKLNDALPKIKVDPETYTVTADGEVLTCQPAATVPLSRNYFLF; translated from the exons ATGAAGCTGGTGCCGAGGGAGGCGGAGAAGCTGGCGCTGCACGGCGCCGGCTTCTTGGCGCAGAAGCGCCTCGCCCGCGGCCTCCGCCTCAACTACACGGAGGCCATCGCCCTCATCGCCGCGCAG ATTCTCGAGTTTGTTCGGGATGGAGACAAAACTGTAACTGACTTGATGGACTTGGGGAAACAGATGCTGGGCAG GAGACAAGTTCTTCCGGCTGTTCCATACCTTTTGGACACTGTACAG GTTGAAGGAACATTTATGGATGGAACAAAACTAATTACTATACATGACCCTATTTGTTCTGATGATGGAAATTTGGAGCTAGCTCTGCATGGTTCTTATCTCCCAG TACCTTCACTTGAAAAGTTTTCTGGGAGTGATGTTGAGGACTATCCTGGTGAAGTGCATTTCTGCTCTGGACGCATAATCCTCAACCTTCATCGCAGGGCTTTAACTCTGAAGGTTGTTAACAAGGCAGACAGGCCTATTCAG ATCGGGAGCCATTACCACTTTATAGAGGCCAATCCGTACCTGGTTTTTGATAGACACAGAGCCTATGGCATGAGACTGAATATACCTGCTGGAACAGCCGTTCGGTTTGAG CCAGGGGATGCAAAAGGTGTTACACTTGTAAGCATTGGTGGTCATAAAGTAATTAGAGGTGGAAATGGCATTGCTGATGGTGCTGTTGACAGTTCTCAGCTTAATGAGGTAATGCAGAAGATTACTGAGAATGGTTTTGGACATGAAGATTATCCGGATGCAAG CGAAGGTCTTATTGGTGACGGTACATTCGACTGCAGTGTTGATCATGAGAAATACTCTAGCATGTATGGACCTACAACTGGTGATAAGATTAGGCTTGGTGATACCGATCTTTTTGCGGAGATTGAAAAGGACTTTGCTGTttatggtgatgagtgcatatttggAGGGGGGAAAGTTCTGCGTGATGGAATGGGACAATCCGCAGGGTATCCAGCATCTGCCTCCCTGGATACAGTTATAACAAATGCTGTTGTGATTGACTATACAGGAATATACAAGGCTGATATTGGTATAAAAGATGGGCTTATTATTGCCATTGGGAAAGCTGGAAACCCTGATGTCATGGATGGTGTGCACAGCAACATGATTGTTGGG GTGAATACAGAAGTTATTGCTGCTCAAGGCATGATTGTAACTGCTGGTGGTATAGATTGCCATGTTCACTTCATATGCCCTCAGCTGGTAAATGAGGCAATTGCAAGTG GCATAACAACATTGGTGGGAGGTGGAACAGGACCAGCACATGGAACTTGTGCCACAACTTGCACCCCTGCACCGTCTCAAATGAAACTAATGTTGCAGTCCACCGACGAATTTCCAATCAACGTGGGATTCACAGGAAAG GGAAATACTGCAAAACCCGAAGGATTATCTGAGATCATTATGGCAGGAGCAATGGGTTTGAAGCTGCATGAAGATTGGGGAAGCACCCCAGCTGTGATAGATAACTGTTTATCTGTTGCAGAAGCTTTTGATATCCAA GTTAATATCCACACGGATACCTTAAATGAAGCAGGTTGTGTGGAGCATACAATTGCAGCTTTTAAAGATAGGTCCATACACACATATCACAG CGAAGGTGCAGGTGGTGGTCATGCCCCAGACATCATTAAAGTATGTGGGGTGAAAAATGTGTTGCCTTCTTCAACAAACCCAACCCGGCCTTTTACTTCTAACACTGTTGATGAGCACCTTGATATGCTG ATGGTTTGCCACCACCTTGATAAAAACATCCCGGAAGATGTAGCATTTGCTGAATCAAGAATTCGAGCAGAAACAATTGCGGCTGAGGACATCTTGCACGACATGGGGGCAATCAGTATCATATCATCTGATTCACAGGCCATGGGTCGCATTGGAGAG GTGATTATCCGAACATGGCAAACTGCAAACAAGATGAAAGTCCAAAGAGGTAGGTTACATGGGCCTGGCGACTCTGATCCTGCCAAGGATAATGACAACTTCCGTATAAGAAGATACATAGcaaaatataccataaatcctgctATAGTAAGCGGCTTCTCAGATTTTGTTGGTTCTGTGGAG GCGGGAAAGTTAGCTGATCTAGTTCTTTGGAAACCTGCTTTCTTTGGTGCAAAACCAGAATTAATCATAAAAGGTGGTGCAATTGCGTGGGCCAATATGGGTGATCCGAATGCTAGCATTCCAACACCTGAACCT GTTATGATGCGACCTATGTTTGGTGCATATGGAAAGGCCGGGAGTTCTCACTCGATTGCATTTGTGAGCAAG